One Rattus rattus isolate New Zealand chromosome 12, Rrattus_CSIRO_v1, whole genome shotgun sequence genomic window carries:
- the LOC116913693 gene encoding olfactory receptor 11H7-like: MNKSEASTVTYFVLLGFPGPWKIQITLFSLILLVYMITVTGNMAIIFAVRWNHQLHTPMYMFLANFSFLEIWYVTCIVPNMLVNFLSNTKTMSFSGCFTQFYFFFSLGTTECFFLCAMAYDRYLAICHPLHYPSIMTGQFCSILVSLCWIIGFSVYLIPIFFISRLSFCGPNIIDHFLCDVDPLMALSCTPTPIIKHVFYSISTLIITITGLYILASYTLVLRAVLQVPSSDGRQKAFSTCGSHLLVVSLFYGTIMVMYVSPTSGNSVDMHKTITLIYSVVTPALNPFIYSLRNKDMKYALHNVFFGKRIMKN; this comes from the coding sequence ATGAATAAGTCAGAGGcatccacagtgacatattttgTCTTATTGGGCTTCCCTGGTCCCTGGAAGATTCAAATCACACTTTTCTCACTGATTCTGCTGGTCTACATGATAACTGTGACTGGGAATATGGCCATCATTTTTGCAGTAAGGTGGAACCACCAACTCCACACCCCTATGTACATGTTCCTGGCCAACTTCTCCTTCCTAGAAATCTGGTACGTGACCTGCATAGTCCCCAACATGCTGGTCAACTTTCTATCCAATACTAAGACTATGTCCTTCTCTGGATGCTTTACTCAgttctacttcttcttctccctGGGTACAACTGAATGTTTCTTCCTCTGTGCCATGGCTTATGATAGGTACCTAGCCATCTGCCACCCACTGCACTATCCTTCCATCATGACTGGGCAATTCTGCAGTATTCTGGTGTCCCTCTGTTGGATCATTGGATTCTCTGTATATTTGATtcccattttcttcatttctcgaTTGTCTTTCTGTGGCCCCAATATCATTGATCATTTTCTCTGTGATGTGGACCCACTAATGGCGCTCTCCTGTACCCCTACACCCATCATAAAACATGTATTCTATTCAATAAGTACTCTTATCATTACTATCACTGGTTTGTACATCCTTGCATCCTATACCCTGGTGCTCAGAGCTGTTCTCCAGGTTCCTTCTTCAGATGGACGACAAAAGgccttctcaacctgtgggtcccaccTGCTGGTGGTATCTCTGTTCTATGGAACCATAATGGTGATGTATGTGAGTCCCACATCTGGCAACTCAGTTGACATGCATAAAACTATCACACTGATATACTCTGTGGTGACACCAGCTTTAAATCCCTTCATCTATAGCCTGCGTAACAAGGACATGAAATATGCTCTCCATAATGTCTTCTTTGGGAAGAGGATTATGAAAAACTAA
- the LOC116913709 gene encoding olfactory receptor 11H6: IIIHFSVVSVFLTALGSKNNTIHFVTEFILLGFSIQGEMRSFFFSSVLILYLLTLLGNGAIVCAVRWDQKLHTPMYIFLGNFAFLEIWYVSSTIPNMLVNILSESKTISFSACFFQFYFFFSLGTTECFFLSAMAYDRYLAICRPLHYPSIMTRKFCVILICICWVSGFLCYPVPIILISQLPFCGPNIIDHFVCDPGPLFALSCVPAPSTELLCYTFNSMIIFGPFCSILGSYTLVLRAVLRVPSGAGRTKAFSTCGSHLVVVSLFYGTLMVMYVSPTSGNPAGMQKIVTLIYSALTPLINPLIYSLRNKDMKNALKKVLKLTTIQN; this comes from the coding sequence attatcattcatttctctgttgtttcGGTTTTTCTAACAGCGTTGGGATCCAAGAACAATACGATACACTTTGTGACTGAGTTTATCCTCCTGGGTTTCAGTATCCAGGGGGAGATGCgaagtttcttcttctcttcagttCTGATTCTTTACCTCTTGACCTTGCTGGGGAATGGAGCTATTGTGTGTGCTGTTAGATGGGATCAGAagctccacacacccatgtacatctTCCTGGGAAACTTTGCCTTTTTAGAGATATGGTATGTCTCTTCCACCATCCCAAACATGTTGGTCAATATCCTCTCTGAGAGTAAGACCAtctccttctctgcctgcttcttccaattctatttctttttttcacttgGTACAACAGAGTGTTTCTTCTTGTCAGCTATGGCTTACGACCGATACCTGGCTATCTGTCGACCATTACACTACCCCTCTATCATGACTAGGAAGTTCTGTGTCATCCTGATTTGTATCTGCTGGGTGAGTGGATTCCTGTGCTATCCAGTCCCCATTATCCTCATCTCCCAACTTCCTTTCTGTGGACCTAACATCATTGACCACTTTGTGTGTGACCCAGGACCATTGTTCGCACTATCCTGCGTACCTGCTCCTTCCACCGAGCTTCTCTGTTATACCTTCAACTCAATGATTATCTTTGGGCCCTTCTGCTCCATCTTGGGATCCTACACTCTAGTGCTCAGAGCTGTGCTTCGAGTTCCTTCTGGTGCTGGTCGAACTAAAGCTTTCTCCACATGTGGATCCCACTTAGTGGTGGTGTCTCTGTTCTATGGAACTCTTATGGTGATGTATGTGAGTCCAACATCAGGGAACCCAGCAGGCATGCAGAAGATCGTTACTCTGATTTATTCAGCCCTGACACCCCTCATAAATCCCCTCATCTACAGTCTCcgaaacaaagacatgaaaaatgccttaaagaaagtGCTAAAACTAACAACTATCCAAAACTGA